The following proteins come from a genomic window of Fibrobacter succinogenes:
- a CDS encoding sugar porter family MFS transporter, whose amino-acid sequence MSTENNYNVGHVIMVTLSAAIGGFLFGFDSSVINGANVALKGYFNCNDMQLGLAVSLALIGAAVGAYFAGRLADKFGRVRCMIAASILFFVSAIGSGLPFTIYDFIAWRVIGGVGIGVASIIAPIYIAETSPAHLRGRLGSMQQFAIVIGIFVALLSNYIIVRISGSASNLIMGVHAWKVMFWVEAVPALIYGIAAWQLPESPRYLVSKGLMKEAKSVLSLLSRSNIEEKAKEIQDSFKNKKQAKLSDLLEKVAGKKRIAPIVWAGLGLAVLQQFVGINVIFYYGSMLWQSVGFGESDAFFTSMISSAINLTMTIAAILLIDKIGRKPLLLIGSAGMTVTLGALALCFMFGSDASGNLGSNSGIVALVAANLYVTFFAATWGPVMWVMLGEMFNNRIRAVAISVCGLAQWGANFLVSWSFPVLVGEHGIGIGPTYLIYTSFAAISFVFVAKLVHETKGKALESM is encoded by the coding sequence ATGTCAACAGAAAATAATTATAACGTCGGACACGTCATTATGGTGACCCTATCCGCCGCCATCGGTGGATTCCTGTTCGGCTTTGACTCATCTGTTATCAACGGTGCCAATGTGGCGCTTAAAGGCTATTTCAACTGCAACGACATGCAGCTTGGGCTTGCAGTTTCTCTCGCTTTGATTGGCGCTGCCGTCGGTGCCTATTTTGCAGGTCGCTTGGCCGATAAATTTGGACGTGTGCGTTGTATGATTGCCGCGTCCATTCTTTTCTTTGTCAGTGCAATCGGTTCTGGCCTTCCGTTCACCATCTACGACTTTATCGCATGGCGTGTCATTGGCGGTGTCGGTATTGGCGTGGCATCCATCATCGCTCCGATTTACATTGCCGAAACTTCTCCGGCACACTTGCGTGGGCGTCTCGGCTCCATGCAGCAGTTCGCCATCGTTATCGGTATCTTCGTAGCTTTGCTTTCGAACTACATCATCGTCCGCATTTCAGGTTCTGCAAGCAACTTGATTATGGGAGTCCATGCATGGAAAGTGATGTTCTGGGTCGAAGCCGTTCCGGCACTCATTTACGGCATCGCCGCTTGGCAGCTCCCGGAATCCCCGCGCTACCTCGTAAGCAAGGGCTTAATGAAAGAAGCCAAAAGCGTTCTTTCCCTTCTTTCGAGATCCAACATTGAAGAAAAAGCTAAAGAAATCCAAGATTCCTTCAAGAACAAAAAACAGGCAAAGCTTTCTGACCTTCTCGAAAAGGTCGCTGGCAAAAAGCGCATCGCTCCAATCGTTTGGGCGGGCCTTGGTCTTGCAGTTCTCCAGCAGTTTGTCGGTATCAACGTCATCTTCTATTACGGTTCCATGCTTTGGCAGAGTGTTGGCTTTGGCGAAAGCGATGCGTTCTTCACCAGCATGATTTCTAGTGCTATCAACCTGACCATGACTATCGCCGCTATTCTCCTTATCGATAAGATTGGTCGTAAACCGCTTTTGCTCATCGGTTCTGCCGGCATGACCGTTACACTTGGCGCTCTCGCCCTCTGCTTTATGTTCGGTTCTGACGCCAGCGGTAATTTGGGCTCCAATAGCGGCATTGTAGCACTCGTTGCAGCAAACCTCTACGTGACCTTCTTCGCTGCAACATGGGGTCCGGTGATGTGGGTGATGCTTGGCGAAATGTTCAACAACCGTATTCGCGCCGTGGCAATCTCTGTTTGCGGTCTCGCCCAGTGGGGTGCAAACTTCCTTGTCAGCTGGTCGTTCCCAGTTCTTGTCGGCGAACACGGTATCGGCATTGGCCCGACCTATTTGATTTACACGTCTTTCGCAGCAATAAGCTTTGTATTCGTCGCTAAACTAGTGCACGAAACCAAGGGCAAGGCGCTCGAATCGATGTAA